The following are encoded in a window of Osmia bicornis bicornis chromosome 15, iOsmBic2.1, whole genome shotgun sequence genomic DNA:
- the LOC114881690 gene encoding uncharacterized protein LOC114881690, which produces MIKNNLKFNILNIPTIEEDLEAVILEIVNVTPIITVIACYNPPSKTLDFHKWNSALGNLLNKDNLIILSDFNAKHTAWNCNKTNASGNILHKLIGTNDLTLHNADGISRIGQHNQMDSNIDLIISSTYLSHLITVRQHEDPLSSDHLPLEVIISLEKLTYFHKTNRISTVRTDWTKYHTLLDSQWNFFLSPEFSNLQLEDRYETFVTQMKQAIYESTPSKKTNNSKYPQPSPWWDAHCAKAVRLRKVAFKKWRHTLNFTDWAAYKKQTAVTKKLSKKKKVAPFRSFVESLNEHTSISYFWKKVKNFKNKWTSEPPKIVNTAEQQNAIKDAIGKISPPWVAEKDYQITTTVQDDFLDSPFNLLELNYVIDTTRNKSAPGPDNIEYNMLKFLPVNCTLILLDIFNEFYETEHIPNS; this is translated from the coding sequence atgattaaaaataatcttaaATTTAACATTCTCAATATTCCAACAATTGAAGAGGATTTAGAGGCAGTAATTTTAGAAATAGTAAATGTTACACCTATTATAACAGTAATAGCTTGTTATAACCCACCGTCTAAAACACTTGACTTTCACAAATGGAACAGCGCACTAGGAAATCTACTCAATAaggataatttaattatcttaaGTGACTTTAACGCGAAACACACTGCATGGAACTGCAATAAAACAAACGCATCAGGTAATATCTTACACAAACTTATAGGAACCAATGATCTTACCCTTCACAATGCAGATGGAATATCAAGAATAGGTCAACATAACCAAATGGATAGCAATATTGATTTGATTATATCCTCCACATATCTCTCACATCTTATCACTGTCAGGCAACATGAAGATCCTCTGTCTTCTGATCACTTGCCATTAGAAGTAATCATTTCACTGGAAAAACTAACTTATTTTCACAAAACAAATAGAATTTCCACAGTAAGAACGGATTGGACTAAATACCACACTCTGCTAGACTCTCAATGGAATTTTTTTCTATCACCAGAATTCTCCAACTTGCAACTTGAGGACAGATATGAAACCTTTGTAACCCAAATGAAACAGGCCATCTATGAATCCACTCCATctaaaaaaacaaacaatagTAAATACCCCCAACCATCACCTTGGTGGGATGCTCACTGTGCCAAAGCAGTCAGGTTGAGGAAGGTGGCCTTTAAAAAATGGAGGCACACTTTGAACTTTACTGATTGGGCAGCTTATAAAAAACAAACAGCAGTCACTAAAAAACtatcaaaaaagaaaaaagttgcCCCATTCCGCTCCTTCGTAGAAAGCCTCAATGAGCACACAAGTATCTCTTACTTTTGGAAAAAGgtaaagaattttaaaaacaaatgGACATCAGAACCGCCTAAAATAGTAAACACTGCAGAGCAACAAAACGCGATAAAAGATGCCATAGGTAAAATTAGTCCTCCATGGGTCGCTGAAAAAGATTATCAGATCACAACAACTGTACAGGATGATTTTCTAGACTCTCCTTTCAATCTGCTTGAGTTGAATTATGTCATAGATACTACTAGAAATAAGTCAGCTCCAGGACCAGACAACATCGAGTATAACATGCTTAAATTTCTACCGGTCAACTGCACACTCATCTTGCTAGACATATTCAACGAATTTTATGAAACCGAACATATACCTAACAGCTGA